Proteins from a genomic interval of Pseudomonas versuta:
- a CDS encoding murein hydrolase activator EnvC family protein, translating into MLRALIALTLACLLQPAFADERAQTQQQLEVTRQDIGELKKRLGQLQQEQSGVQKELRGTETEIGKLEKQVDALQKELKKSEGELLRLDSEKKKLHSAKLEQQRLIAIQARAAYQGGRQEYLKMLLNQQNPEKFARTLTYYDYLSQARLEQLKGFNETLRQLANVEADINLQQAQLLTQKSSLDEQRAALDKVRAERQQVLAKLSSDVKDRDQKLQAREQDQADLAKVLKTIEETLARQAREAEAARQKALIAQQEAEKKRQREAESVATDAPRKPVKSTPGALVSSAGVSYGGPFSQARGKLPWPVDGRLLARFGESRGDDARTKWDGVMISAGAGTPVHAVHGGRVVFADWLRGAGQLVILDHGNGYLSLYGHNQTLLKSAGDIVKAGEVISTVGNSGGQATPALYFAIRQQGRPSDPAQWCHAQG; encoded by the coding sequence ATGCTTCGCGCCCTTATAGCCCTGACCCTCGCATGCCTGCTCCAACCGGCGTTTGCCGACGAGCGCGCACAAACCCAACAACAGCTGGAAGTTACGCGCCAGGACATCGGCGAGCTTAAAAAACGCTTGGGCCAGCTCCAGCAAGAACAATCGGGCGTGCAAAAAGAACTGCGCGGCACCGAAACCGAAATCGGCAAACTGGAGAAGCAGGTAGACGCCCTGCAAAAAGAACTAAAAAAGAGTGAAGGCGAGCTGCTGCGCCTAGATAGCGAGAAAAAAAAACTCCACAGCGCAAAACTTGAACAGCAACGCCTGATCGCCATTCAGGCCCGTGCCGCCTATCAGGGCGGACGTCAGGAATACCTGAAGATGCTGCTCAACCAGCAAAACCCCGAGAAGTTCGCCCGGACCCTCACCTATTACGACTACCTGAGCCAGGCCCGTCTGGAGCAGCTCAAGGGTTTTAACGAAACCCTGCGCCAACTGGCCAATGTCGAAGCCGACATCAACTTGCAACAAGCCCAGTTGCTGACCCAGAAAAGCAGCCTCGATGAGCAGCGCGCCGCACTCGATAAAGTCCGCGCAGAGCGCCAGCAAGTGCTGGCCAAACTAAGCTCCGATGTCAAAGACCGCGATCAAAAGCTGCAAGCTCGCGAGCAGGATCAGGCCGATCTGGCCAAAGTCCTCAAAACCATTGAAGAAACCCTCGCCCGCCAGGCCCGTGAGGCCGAAGCAGCGCGGCAAAAAGCCCTGATTGCACAGCAGGAAGCAGAGAAAAAACGTCAACGGGAGGCTGAATCGGTTGCCACCGACGCCCCGCGCAAACCGGTCAAATCGACACCGGGTGCCCTGGTGTCGAGTGCCGGCGTCTCCTATGGCGGACCTTTTTCTCAAGCACGGGGCAAACTTCCTTGGCCAGTTGATGGTCGATTGCTTGCGCGCTTCGGTGAAAGCCGTGGTGATGATGCCCGAACCAAGTGGGACGGCGTGATGATCAGCGCCGGTGCAGGCACTCCGGTCCACGCGGTACATGGTGGGCGCGTCGTGTTTGCCGACTGGCTGCGCGGCGCTGGACAGCTGGTGATTCTGGACCACGGCAACGGCTATTTGAGCCTGTATGGCCACAACCAGACGCTGCTCAAGTCGGCCGGCGATATCGTTAAAGCCGGAGAAGTGATTTCCACCGTCGGCAACAGCGGTGGTCAGGCTACACCCGCACTGTATTTTGCTATTCGTCAGCAGGGCCGCCCCAGCGACCCTGCACAATGGTGTCACGCTCAAGGATGA
- the glnL gene encoding nitrogen regulation protein NR(II): MTISDALHRLLLDNLTTATLLLNADLRLEYMNPAAEMLLAISGQRSHGQFISELFTESTEALHSLRQAVEQAHPFTKREAMLTSLTGQSLTVDYAVTPILSHGDTMLLLEVHPRDRLLRITKEEAQLSKQETSKMLVRGLAHEIKNPLGGIRGAAQLLARQLPDESLRDYTNVIIEEADRLRNLVDRMLGSNKLPSLAMTNVHEVLERVCNLVEAETQGSITVVRDYDPSLPDLLIDREQMIQAVLNIVRNAMQAIGSQNELRLGRISLRTRAMRQFTIGHVRHRLVTKIEIIDNGPGIPAELQDTLFFPMVSGRPDGTGLGLAITQNIISQHQGLIECESHPGHTLFSIFLPLEQGAAST; this comes from the coding sequence ATGACCATCAGTGACGCCCTGCACCGACTGCTACTCGACAATCTGACCACTGCCACCTTGTTGCTCAATGCCGATCTGCGCCTTGAGTACATGAACCCGGCAGCGGAAATGCTGCTGGCCATCAGTGGCCAACGCAGTCATGGGCAATTCATCAGCGAACTGTTTACTGAGTCGACGGAGGCCTTGCACTCGCTGCGCCAGGCCGTTGAACAGGCCCACCCGTTTACCAAGCGCGAAGCCATGCTGACGTCGCTGACCGGCCAGAGCCTGACGGTCGACTACGCCGTGACCCCGATCCTGAGCCACGGCGACACAATGCTGCTGCTTGAAGTGCACCCGCGCGACCGGCTGCTGCGTATCACCAAAGAAGAAGCACAGCTGTCCAAGCAGGAAACCAGCAAGATGCTGGTGCGCGGCCTGGCCCACGAAATCAAGAACCCGCTGGGCGGCATTCGCGGCGCGGCGCAGTTACTGGCCCGCCAGTTGCCCGATGAAAGTCTGCGTGACTACACCAACGTCATCATCGAAGAAGCCGATCGCTTGCGTAATCTGGTTGATCGCATGCTGGGCTCCAACAAACTGCCTTCGCTGGCCATGACCAATGTCCATGAAGTGCTGGAGCGGGTGTGCAATCTGGTCGAGGCCGAGACACAGGGCAGCATCACGGTAGTGCGCGACTATGACCCCAGCCTGCCCGACCTGCTGATCGACCGCGAACAGATGATTCAGGCCGTGCTCAATATTGTGCGTAATGCCATGCAGGCCATTGGCAGCCAGAACGAACTGCGCCTGGGCCGCATCAGCCTGCGTACCCGGGCCATGCGCCAGTTCACTATTGGCCATGTGCGCCATCGACTGGTGACAAAAATCGAAATAATCGACAACGGCCCGGGCATCCCGGCCGAGTTGCAGGACACCCTCTTCTTTCCAATGGTCAGCGGCCGCCCTGACGGCACCGGGCTGGGGCTGGCCATTACCCAGAACATCATTAGCCAGCACCAGGGATTGATCGAGTGTGAAAGCCACCCTGGCCACACACTCTTCTCGATCTTTCTACCACTGGAACAAGGAGCCGCATCGACATGA
- the secB gene encoding protein-export chaperone SecB, translated as MTDQQNTAAVSDEDTAPQFSLQRIYVRDLSFEAPKSPAIFRQQWEPSVGLDLNTRQKPLEGDFHEVVLTLSVTVKNGEEVAFIAEVQQAGIFLIKNLDPASMNHTLGAFCPNILFPYARETLDSLVTRGSFPALMLAPVNFDALYAQELQRMQEEGSPTVQ; from the coding sequence ATGACTGACCAACAGAACACCGCTGCTGTTAGCGATGAAGACACCGCTCCACAATTTTCCCTGCAGCGTATCTACGTGCGCGACTTGTCGTTCGAGGCCCCTAAAAGCCCGGCGATCTTCCGTCAGCAGTGGGAGCCGAGCGTTGGCCTGGACCTGAACACCCGTCAAAAGCCGCTGGAAGGCGACTTCCACGAAGTGGTTCTGACCTTGTCGGTTACCGTCAAAAACGGTGAAGAAGTGGCGTTCATTGCTGAAGTCCAGCAGGCTGGCATCTTCCTGATCAAAAACCTTGATCCTGCGTCGATGAACCACACGCTGGGCGCGTTCTGCCCGAACATCCTGTTCCCGTATGCCCGTGAAACCCTGGACAGCCTGGTTACCCGTGGCTCGTTCCCGGCGTTGATGCTGGCTCCGGTGAACTTCGATGCCTTGTACGCGCAAGAATTGCAGCGCATGCAGGAAGAAGGCAGCCCGACTGTTCAATAA
- the glnA gene encoding glutamate--ammonia ligase: MSKSVQLIKDHDVKWIDLRFTDTKGTQHHVTMPARDALDENFFTDGKMFDGSSIAGWKGIEASDMILLPDDSTAVLDPFTEQPTLILVCDIIEPSTMQGYDRDPRAIATRAEEYLKSTGIGDTVFVGPEPEFFIFDEVKFKSDISGSMFKIYSEQGSWMSDQDVEGGNRGHRPGIKGGYFPVPPFDHDHEIRTSMCNAMEEMGLVIEVHHHEVATAGQNEIGVQFNTLVKKADEVQTLKYCVHNVADAYGRTATFMPKPLYGDNGSGMHVHMSISKDGKNTFAGEGYAGLSDTALYFIGGIIKHGKALNGFTNPATNSYKRLVPGFEAPVMLAYSARNRSASIRIPYVSSPKARRIEARFPDPAANPYLCFAALMMAGLDGIQNKIHPGDAADKNLYDLPPEEAKEIPQVCGSLKEALEELDKGRAFLTKGGVFSDDFIDAYIALKSEEEIKVRTFVHPLEYELYYSC; this comes from the coding sequence ATGTCGAAGTCGGTTCAACTCATCAAAGATCATGACGTCAAGTGGATTGATCTGCGCTTCACTGACACTAAAGGCACTCAGCACCACGTGACCATGCCGGCCCGTGATGCGCTGGATGAAAACTTCTTCACCGACGGCAAAATGTTCGACGGCTCCTCCATTGCTGGCTGGAAAGGCATCGAAGCGTCCGACATGATCCTGCTGCCAGACGACAGCACTGCCGTTCTGGACCCGTTCACCGAACAGCCAACGCTGATCCTGGTGTGCGACATCATCGAACCTTCGACCATGCAAGGCTACGATCGCGACCCGCGCGCCATCGCCACCCGTGCCGAGGAATACCTGAAGTCCACCGGTATCGGCGACACTGTGTTTGTGGGTCCTGAGCCTGAGTTCTTCATCTTCGACGAAGTGAAATTCAAGTCCGACATCTCCGGTTCCATGTTCAAGATCTACTCCGAACAAGGTTCGTGGATGTCCGACCAGGACGTGGAAGGCGGCAACCGTGGCCACCGTCCAGGTATCAAGGGCGGCTACTTCCCTGTTCCTCCGTTCGACCACGACCATGAAATCCGTACCTCCATGTGCAACGCCATGGAAGAGATGGGCCTGGTCATCGAAGTACACCACCACGAAGTGGCAACTGCCGGCCAGAACGAAATCGGCGTGCAGTTCAACACCCTGGTGAAAAAGGCTGACGAAGTTCAGACCCTGAAGTACTGCGTACACAACGTGGCAGACGCCTACGGCCGTACCGCTACTTTCATGCCTAAGCCTCTGTACGGCGACAACGGCTCGGGTATGCACGTACACATGTCCATCTCCAAAGATGGCAAGAACACCTTCGCTGGCGAAGGTTATGCCGGCCTGTCCGACACCGCCCTGTACTTCATCGGCGGCATCATCAAGCACGGTAAGGCCCTGAACGGCTTCACCAACCCGGCTACCAACTCCTACAAGCGTCTGGTACCAGGCTTCGAAGCCCCGGTAATGCTGGCCTACTCGGCTCGCAACCGTTCCGCTTCGATCCGTATTCCTTACGTGTCCAGCCCTAAGGCTCGCCGTATCGAAGCACGCTTCCCGGACCCGGCTGCCAACCCGTACCTGTGCTTCGCAGCACTGATGATGGCTGGTCTGGACGGTATCCAGAACAAGATCCACCCGGGCGACGCAGCTGACAAAAACCTGTACGACCTGCCGCCTGAAGAGGCGAAAGAGATCCCGCAGGTTTGCGGCAGCCTGAAAGAAGCCCTGGAAGAGCTGGATAAAGGTCGTGCCTTCCTGACCAAAGGCGGCGTTTTCAGCGACGATTTCATCGACGCTTACATCGCTCTGAAAAGCGAAGAAGAAATCAAGGTTCGCACCTTCGTACACCCACTGGAATACGAGCTGTACTACAGCTGCTAA
- a CDS encoding DUF4124 domain-containing protein yields the protein MPRESTATPTDPTGISRVRQQATLLLFVLLCAQPAAAQIYRHSDINASVTFSDVPATGGHSQQISVLPANRIAAFRHSPASIPPYMLLPEQELAQPPNPDRYRHRQPQQAAQDNLEAN from the coding sequence ATGCCCCGCGAAAGTACTGCGACTCCAACAGACCCCACCGGAATTTCCCGAGTGAGACAGCAGGCAACCCTGCTTTTATTTGTACTGCTTTGTGCCCAGCCGGCGGCAGCGCAGATCTATCGCCACAGCGATATCAACGCCAGCGTGACATTCAGCGACGTACCGGCGACGGGCGGCCACTCGCAGCAGATATCTGTTTTGCCGGCAAACCGGATCGCAGCGTTCCGGCATTCACCTGCCAGCATCCCCCCTTACATGCTGCTGCCCGAACAGGAGCTCGCCCAGCCGCCCAACCCCGATCGCTACAGGCATCGTCAGCCACAGCAGGCCGCGCAGGACAATTTAGAGGCGAACTGA
- a CDS encoding rhodanese-like domain-containing protein — protein MVEHLIAFATSHYLLVGAFVILLALLIAHEMSRGGRSISTGELTGLVNRDEGVVIDIRPVKDFAAGHIVGSLNIPQDKLMARIAELDKHKGKTIILVDAQGQHSGSHARELLKAGYNAAKLSGGIGSWRADNLPVVK, from the coding sequence ATGGTTGAGCACCTGATTGCATTTGCGACTTCTCACTACCTGCTTGTAGGCGCGTTTGTCATCCTGTTGGCGTTGTTGATCGCCCACGAGATGAGCCGCGGCGGGCGCAGCATCAGCACGGGCGAACTGACCGGTCTGGTCAATCGCGACGAAGGCGTGGTGATTGATATTCGCCCGGTTAAAGACTTTGCCGCCGGCCACATCGTGGGCTCGTTGAATATCCCGCAAGACAAGCTGATGGCGCGTATTGCCGAGCTGGACAAGCACAAGGGCAAGACCATCATCCTGGTTGATGCCCAGGGCCAGCATTCAGGCTCCCACGCCCGTGAGCTGCTCAAGGCCGGCTACAACGCTGCCAAACTGTCCGGCGGTATTGGCAGCTGGCGCGCCGACAACCTGCCAGTGGTGAAGTAA
- the ntrC gene encoding nitrogen regulation protein NR(I) — protein sequence MSRSETVWIVDDDRSIRWVLEKALQQEGMTTQSFDSADGVMSRLARQQPDVIISDIRMPGASGLDLLAKIREQHPRLPVIIMTAHSDLDSAVASYQGGAFEYLPKPFDVDEAVSLVKRANQHAQEQQGLAAPPSLARTPEIIGEAPAMQEVFRAIGRLSHSNITVLINGESGTGKELVAHALHRHSPRAASPFIALNMAAIPKDLMESELFGHEKGAFTGAANLRRGRFEQADGGTLFLDEIGDMPADTQTRLLRVLADGEFYRVGGHTPVKVDVRIIAATHQNLETLVQAGKFREDLFHRLNVIRIHIPRLSDRREDIPTLTRHFLSSAAQELSVEPKLLKAETEQYLKNLPWPGNVRQLENTCRWITVMASGREVHISDLPPELLNLQQDTSPVTNWEQALRQWADQALGRGQSNLLDSAVPTFERIMIETALKHTAGRRRDAAVLLGWGRNTLTRKIKELGMKIDGDEDDSDEA from the coding sequence ATGAGCCGAAGTGAAACCGTGTGGATCGTCGACGACGACCGTTCTATCCGCTGGGTCCTGGAAAAAGCCTTGCAACAGGAAGGCATGACCACACAGAGCTTCGACAGCGCCGACGGAGTGATGAGCCGACTCGCCCGCCAGCAGCCCGACGTGATTATTTCTGACATTCGCATGCCCGGCGCCAGCGGTCTGGACTTGCTGGCCAAGATTCGCGAACAGCATCCGCGCCTGCCCGTAATCATCATGACCGCCCACTCGGACCTCGACAGTGCGGTAGCGTCTTATCAGGGTGGCGCGTTCGAATACCTGCCCAAGCCGTTCGACGTCGACGAAGCTGTATCCCTGGTCAAGCGAGCCAACCAGCATGCCCAGGAGCAACAAGGCCTGGCCGCCCCTCCGTCACTGGCACGCACGCCGGAAATCATCGGTGAAGCACCGGCGATGCAAGAGGTATTTCGCGCCATTGGCCGACTCAGCCACTCCAACATCACCGTTTTGATCAACGGTGAGTCGGGCACCGGCAAAGAACTGGTCGCCCACGCCCTGCATCGCCACAGCCCGCGCGCGGCATCGCCTTTTATCGCGTTGAACATGGCAGCCATCCCCAAGGACCTGATGGAGTCCGAGCTGTTCGGCCACGAGAAAGGTGCCTTCACCGGAGCCGCCAACCTGCGCCGCGGACGGTTTGAGCAAGCCGATGGCGGGACCCTGTTTCTGGACGAAATCGGCGACATGCCTGCCGACACCCAAACGCGCCTGCTGCGGGTTTTGGCCGATGGCGAGTTCTACCGGGTCGGTGGCCATACGCCGGTCAAGGTCGATGTACGGATCATTGCCGCGACACACCAGAACCTCGAAACCCTGGTGCAGGCCGGCAAGTTCCGCGAAGACCTGTTCCACCGCCTGAACGTGATCCGCATCCACATCCCGCGCCTGTCGGACCGTCGCGAAGACATCCCGACCCTGACCCGCCACTTCCTCAGCAGCGCCGCGCAAGAGCTGTCTGTCGAGCCCAAGCTGCTCAAGGCCGAGACTGAGCAATACCTGAAAAACCTGCCGTGGCCGGGCAACGTACGCCAGCTGGAGAACACCTGTCGCTGGATCACCGTGATGGCTTCAGGTCGCGAAGTGCATATCAGCGACCTGCCGCCCGAGCTGTTGAACCTGCAGCAAGACACGTCGCCGGTCACCAACTGGGAGCAGGCCCTGCGCCAGTGGGCTGACCAGGCGCTGGGCCGTGGCCAGTCCAACCTGCTCGACAGTGCGGTGCCGACGTTTGAACGGATCATGATCGAGACCGCCCTCAAGCACACCGCAGGCCGTCGCCGCGATGCAGCCGTGCTGCTGGGCTGGGGCCGCAACACCCTGACCCGCAAGATCAAGGAACTGGGGATGAAGATTGATGGCGACGAGGATGACAGCGACGAGGCATAA
- the gpmI gene encoding 2,3-bisphosphoglycerate-independent phosphoglycerate mutase codes for MTTTPKPLVLIILDGFGHSESHKGNAVYAAKKPVLDRLCANMPNGLISGSGMDVGLPDGQMGNSEVGHMNLGAGRVVYQDFTRVTKSIRDGEFFENPTICAAVDKAVAAGKAVHIMGLLSEGGVHSHQDHLVAMAELAFKRGAEKIYLHAFLDGRDTPPKSAASSIELLDEAFKALGKGRIASLIGRYFAMDRDNRWDRVAQAYNLIVDAKGEFNAATAQEGLEAAYARGESDEFVKATTIGEPVKVEDGDAVVFMNFRADRARELTRVFVEDDFKEFARARQPKLAGFVMLTQYAASIPAPSAFAPGSLENVLGDYLAKNGKTQLRIAETEKYAHVTFFFSGGREEPFPGEERILIPSPKVATYDLQPEMSAPEVTDRIVDAIEHQRYDVIVVNYANGDMVGHSGVFDAAVKAVECLDACVGRIVEALDKVGGEALITADHGNVEQMSDDTTGQAHTAHTCEPVPFIYVGKRAFKVREGGVLADVAPTMLKLLGLPQPEEMTGKTILLDA; via the coding sequence ATGACTACCACGCCTAAACCTTTGGTCCTGATCATCCTGGATGGCTTCGGTCACAGTGAAAGCCACAAGGGCAACGCCGTCTATGCGGCCAAAAAACCGGTGCTCGATCGTCTTTGCGCGAACATGCCAAACGGCCTGATTTCGGGTTCGGGCATGGATGTGGGCCTGCCAGACGGCCAAATGGGCAACTCCGAGGTTGGCCACATGAACCTGGGCGCCGGCCGCGTGGTGTATCAGGATTTCACCCGTGTCACCAAGTCGATCCGCGACGGTGAGTTCTTCGAGAACCCGACCATTTGCGCGGCGGTCGACAAGGCCGTGGCTGCAGGCAAGGCCGTACATATCATGGGCCTGCTGTCCGAAGGTGGCGTTCACAGCCACCAGGACCACCTCGTGGCAATGGCCGAGCTGGCGTTCAAGCGCGGCGCTGAAAAAATCTACCTGCATGCCTTTCTGGATGGCCGCGACACGCCGCCAAAAAGCGCGGCGTCGTCCATCGAGCTGTTGGACGAAGCCTTCAAGGCGCTGGGCAAAGGCCGTATCGCCAGTCTGATCGGGCGCTACTTCGCCATGGACCGCGACAACCGTTGGGACCGCGTGGCCCAGGCCTACAACCTGATTGTCGACGCCAAGGGCGAGTTCAACGCCGCCACCGCCCAAGAGGGCCTGGAAGCCGCCTATGCCCGTGGCGAGAGTGATGAATTCGTCAAAGCCACCACCATTGGCGAGCCGGTCAAGGTAGAAGACGGCGATGCCGTGGTCTTCATGAACTTCCGCGCCGACCGTGCCCGCGAACTGACCCGTGTATTTGTTGAAGACGACTTCAAGGAATTCGCCCGCGCCCGCCAGCCAAAACTGGCCGGTTTCGTGATGCTGACCCAATACGCCGCCAGCATCCCGGCGCCAAGCGCATTTGCCCCCGGCAGCCTGGAAAACGTCCTCGGCGACTATCTGGCGAAAAACGGCAAAACCCAGCTGCGCATTGCCGAAACCGAAAAATACGCCCACGTGACCTTCTTCTTCTCCGGTGGCCGTGAAGAGCCGTTCCCGGGTGAAGAGCGCATTTTGATCCCGTCGCCTAAAGTAGCCACCTACGACCTGCAACCGGAAATGAGCGCGCCCGAAGTCACCGACAGGATTGTCGATGCCATCGAGCACCAGCGTTACGACGTGATTGTCGTTAACTACGCCAACGGCGACATGGTCGGTCACAGCGGTGTGTTCGATGCTGCAGTCAAGGCCGTTGAGTGCCTTGATGCCTGTGTCGGCCGCATCGTCGAGGCGCTGGACAAGGTCGGTGGCGAAGCCCTGATCACCGCCGACCACGGCAACGTGGAGCAGATGTCCGACGACACCACCGGCCAGGCGCACACCGCCCACACCTGTGAACCCGTACCGTTCATTTATGTAGGCAAGCGTGCATTCAAGGTGCGTGAAGGCGGGGTTCTGGCCGACGTAGCGCCGACCATGCTCAAACTGCTGGGTCTGCCACAGCCCGAGGAAATGACCGGCAAGACCATTTTGCTCGACGCCTAA
- a CDS encoding tRNA (cytidine(34)-2'-O)-methyltransferase, producing the protein MFHVILFQPEIPPNTGNIIRLCANSGCHLHLIEPIGFELDDKRLRRAGLDYHEYAPLKRHADLASCLESLGHPRLFAFTTKGSRPFHDARFAEGDAFIFGPESRGLPPEVLDALDSEHRLRLPMREGCRSLNLSNTVAVAVYEAWRQLDFK; encoded by the coding sequence ATGTTTCACGTCATCCTTTTTCAACCAGAAATTCCGCCGAATACCGGCAACATTATCAGGCTGTGCGCCAACAGCGGCTGCCACCTGCATTTGATCGAGCCTATCGGTTTTGAGCTGGACGACAAGCGCTTGCGCCGCGCCGGGCTCGATTACCACGAGTACGCGCCGCTCAAGCGCCATGCCGATCTGGCCAGCTGCCTCGAAAGCCTTGGCCATCCCCGACTGTTCGCTTTTACCACCAAAGGTTCACGACCGTTCCACGACGCCCGGTTTGCCGAAGGTGATGCCTTTATCTTCGGCCCTGAAAGCCGTGGCCTGCCGCCAGAGGTGCTGGATGCGCTGGACAGCGAACACCGCCTGCGCCTGCCGATGCGCGAAGGCTGCCGCAGCCTGAACCTGTCCAACACTGTGGCCGTGGCTGTGTACGAGGCCTGGCGCCAGCTGGACTTCAAGTAA
- a CDS encoding S41 family peptidase has product MPHLSRLNSLALMIALVIGSPLAFAAEPVAHPAPANSAKAPLPLDELRTFAEVMDRIKAAYVEPVDDKTLLENAIKGMLSNLDPHSAYLGPEDFAELQESTSGEFGGLGIEVGAEDGNIKIVSPIDDTPASKAGIQAGDFIVKINGQPTRGLSMTEAVDLMRGKIGQKITLTLVRNGGTPFDVTLTRANIQVKSVKSQLLEDGYGYIRITQFQVKTGEEVAAALSKLRRENGNKKLKGIILDLRNNPGGVLQSAVEVVDHFITKGLIVYTKGRIANSELRFSATGKDLSEGVPLVVLINGGSASASEIVAGALQDQKRGVVMGTTSFGKGSVQTVLPLNNDRALKITTALYFTPNGRSIQAQGIVPDIEVSRAKITREQDTEYYKEADLQGHLGNGNGGADKPTGSGPKAKPMPQDDDFQLSQALSLLKGLSITRGN; this is encoded by the coding sequence ATGCCGCATTTGTCCCGCCTCAACTCGCTGGCCCTGATGATCGCTCTGGTGATCGGCTCGCCTCTGGCATTTGCTGCCGAACCCGTCGCTCATCCGGCACCGGCAAACAGCGCCAAGGCGCCACTGCCGCTGGACGAGCTGCGCACATTCGCCGAGGTCATGGACCGGATCAAGGCTGCGTATGTTGAACCTGTAGATGACAAGACCCTGCTCGAAAACGCCATCAAGGGCATGCTCAGCAACCTTGATCCGCACTCCGCGTATCTGGGCCCTGAAGATTTTGCCGAGCTGCAAGAGAGCACCAGCGGCGAATTTGGCGGGCTGGGCATCGAAGTCGGCGCCGAAGACGGCAATATCAAAATCGTCTCGCCGATCGACGACACCCCGGCAAGCAAGGCCGGGATTCAGGCGGGCGACTTTATCGTCAAGATCAATGGTCAGCCCACCCGCGGCCTGAGCATGACCGAGGCGGTCGACCTGATGCGCGGCAAGATCGGTCAAAAAATCACCCTGACCCTGGTACGCAACGGCGGCACGCCTTTCGACGTAACCCTGACCCGCGCCAACATTCAGGTCAAAAGCGTCAAGAGCCAGCTGCTTGAAGACGGCTACGGCTATATCCGCATTACCCAGTTCCAGGTCAAGACCGGCGAAGAAGTTGCCGCCGCGCTGTCCAAACTGCGTCGTGAAAACGGCAACAAAAAACTCAAGGGCATCATTCTCGACCTGCGCAACAACCCGGGCGGCGTCCTGCAATCAGCCGTTGAAGTGGTGGATCACTTCATCACCAAAGGCCTGATTGTTTACACCAAAGGCCGCATCGCCAACTCCGAGCTGCGCTTCTCCGCGACCGGCAAAGACCTGAGCGAGGGCGTTCCGCTGGTGGTGTTGATCAACGGCGGCAGCGCCTCGGCATCAGAAATCGTCGCCGGCGCCTTGCAAGACCAGAAACGCGGCGTGGTGATGGGTACCACCAGCTTTGGTAAAGGCTCGGTGCAAACCGTACTGCCGCTGAACAATGACCGCGCACTGAAGATCACCACTGCGCTGTACTTCACCCCCAACGGCCGTTCAATCCAGGCCCAGGGCATCGTGCCGGACATCGAAGTCAGCCGCGCCAAGATCACCCGCGAGCAAGACACCGAGTACTACAAAGAGGCCGACCTGCAAGGTCACCTCGGCAACGGCAATGGCGGGGCAGACAAGCCCACCGGCTCCGGCCCCAAAGCCAAACCCATGCCGCAGGACGACGACTTCCAGCTGAGCCAGGCCCTGAGCCTGCTCAAAGGCCTGAGCATTACGCGCGGCAACTGA
- the grxC gene encoding glutaredoxin 3 yields MSKVIVYSSDYCPFCSRAKYLLESKKVAFEEIKVDGKPQVRAEMAKKAGRTSVPQIWIGETHVGGCDDLFALDRAGKLDALLNV; encoded by the coding sequence ATGTCCAAGGTCATCGTTTACTCCAGCGATTATTGCCCGTTCTGCAGCCGCGCCAAGTACCTGCTGGAAAGCAAGAAAGTTGCCTTTGAAGAAATCAAGGTCGACGGCAAGCCTCAGGTACGTGCCGAGATGGCCAAGAAGGCAGGTCGTACGTCAGTCCCGCAAATCTGGATTGGCGAGACCCATGTCGGCGGATGCGATGACCTGTTTGCCCTGGACCGCGCGGGTAAACTGGATGCGCTGCTGAACGTCTGA